A window of Streptomyces armeniacus contains these coding sequences:
- a CDS encoding ABC transporter ATP-binding protein → MIEVKGLTKTFGPTLAVDDLTFTVQPGVVTGFLGPNGAGKTTTMRVLLGLDTATAGSATIRGRRYGDMPAPMREVGALLDAHAVHGSRRAADHLLCLAHSNGIPAWRVPEVLQQVGLDKVARHRVRTFSLGMFQRLGIAAALLGDPAILIFDEPVNGLDPEGIVWIRALIRQLADEGRTVLVSSHLMSEMALTADHLVIIGRGRLLADTGVDELMRSAGRQQVLVHTEHADVFARRLTGLGATVRFAPEGALCVSGMASTEIWKVASANGVVLSELTPQRTSLEEVFMNLTHDSVQFHVTEGAG, encoded by the coding sequence ATGATCGAGGTCAAGGGCCTCACCAAGACCTTCGGGCCGACCCTGGCGGTGGACGATCTGACGTTCACGGTCCAGCCGGGGGTGGTCACCGGCTTCCTGGGCCCCAACGGCGCCGGCAAGACCACCACGATGCGCGTGCTGCTGGGGCTGGACACCGCGACGGCCGGCAGCGCGACCATCCGCGGCCGCCGGTACGGCGACATGCCCGCGCCGATGCGCGAGGTGGGCGCGCTGCTGGACGCGCACGCCGTACACGGCAGCCGCAGGGCCGCCGACCATCTGCTGTGCCTGGCGCACAGCAACGGCATCCCCGCGTGGCGGGTGCCGGAGGTGCTGCAGCAGGTCGGGCTGGACAAGGTGGCGCGGCACCGGGTCCGTACGTTCTCGCTGGGCATGTTCCAGCGCCTCGGCATCGCCGCCGCGCTGCTCGGCGACCCCGCGATCCTGATCTTCGACGAGCCGGTCAACGGGCTGGACCCGGAGGGCATCGTGTGGATACGGGCCCTGATCCGGCAGCTGGCGGACGAGGGCCGCACGGTGCTGGTGTCCAGCCATCTGATGAGCGAAATGGCCCTCACCGCCGACCACTTGGTCATCATCGGCCGCGGCCGGCTGCTCGCCGACACCGGCGTGGACGAGCTGATGCGGTCCGCCGGGCGGCAGCAGGTGCTCGTCCACACGGAGCACGCGGACGTGTTCGCGCGGCGGCTGACGGGCCTGGGGGCGACCGTACGGTTCGCGCCCGAGGGGGCGCTGTGCGTCTCCGGGATGGCCAGCACCGAGATCTGGAAGGTGGCCTCCGCCAACGGCGTCGTGCTCTCCGAACTCACGCCGCAGCGCACGTCGCTCGAGGAGGTCTTCATGAATCTGACACACGACAGCGTCCAGTTCCATGTCACCGAAGGAGCCGGGTGA
- a CDS encoding ABC transporter permease, which yields MMAKLALRGLAAHKLRLGLTSLAVILSVGFVSGTMILSATMDKSIGGVFAEIGEGTDTVVRTKQAFATELGTDAPDKPVPSSVLDSVRDLPGVEKARGVANGYAAPVDKSGKVFGSPPQTGVDWNDDADVSPMSLKEGRGPRTAGEVAIDARTAKKTGYEVGDKIKIVLGDGTRTFTLAGVFRYGESEDLSSTVVTAFEPETAQRLLMERPDSYREIDLHAEDGVSQSELTETVTKALPGGYEAITGQKAIDEKTEAVKDILGLLQNFVLVFAGVAVFVGSFIIFNTFSMLVAQRMRELALLRAVGASRSQVTLMVMGEALGIGFVGSTLGLALGGGLGLGLRWLFSTLDLGIPASQLTFPVSAVVWSYAVGMLVTLVGAYLPARRASKVAPVAAMRTELAPTDRSLKFRAVAGTATMAAGAVGMAVGFTGTGTAALTLAGGGAGVFFIGITTLSPIISKPVTRALGWPFARLFGATGRIGRENAQRNPRRTAATASALMIGLTLISGVSVIASSMIASTNKQIDSGLTSDYRVDAPSSQSPLSADVQRALARTPGVEEAVASQDARFRLDGKVSKAAAGDPAQLVKLYKLKLESGDTALGRDELLISHQTAVDQGWQTGDRLEGEYQDGSPATFRIGGIYTDVKTVLETVPTLILGMNSYREHYSADQIGTVDIIKSPGADAAATEKALETTLQPWPNVDLKNRDAIKKQYTSSIDLLLRMVLVLLALSITIAALGILNTLALSVVERTREIGLLRAIGMQRRQVRQMIRYESVVISTFGAVLGLAVGVVLAWSIQNAAAAEGMKVLSIPVAQLGLYVLTAALIGVVAALWPARRASNMDVLDAIATNE from the coding sequence ATGATGGCCAAACTCGCCCTCCGCGGGCTGGCCGCGCACAAGCTGAGACTGGGGCTCACCTCGCTCGCGGTCATTCTCAGTGTCGGCTTCGTCTCCGGCACGATGATCCTCTCCGCCACGATGGACAAGTCCATCGGCGGGGTCTTCGCCGAGATCGGCGAGGGCACGGACACCGTGGTCCGTACGAAGCAGGCGTTCGCCACCGAGCTGGGCACCGACGCCCCCGACAAACCGGTGCCCAGCTCGGTTCTCGACTCCGTACGCGATCTGCCCGGTGTCGAGAAGGCGCGCGGCGTGGCCAACGGCTACGCCGCGCCCGTCGACAAGAGCGGCAAGGTCTTCGGCTCGCCCCCGCAGACCGGTGTGGACTGGAACGACGACGCCGACGTGTCCCCGATGTCCCTCAAGGAGGGCCGCGGACCGCGGACCGCCGGCGAGGTCGCCATCGACGCCCGTACGGCGAAGAAGACCGGGTACGAGGTCGGCGACAAGATCAAGATCGTGCTCGGGGACGGCACCCGTACGTTCACGCTCGCCGGCGTCTTCCGGTACGGCGAGTCGGAGGACCTGAGCAGCACGGTGGTGACGGCGTTCGAGCCCGAGACCGCGCAGCGGCTGCTGATGGAACGCCCGGACAGCTACCGGGAGATCGACCTGCACGCCGAGGACGGCGTGTCCCAGTCGGAGCTGACCGAGACGGTGACCAAGGCGCTGCCCGGCGGCTACGAGGCGATCACCGGGCAGAAGGCCATCGACGAGAAGACGGAGGCGGTCAAGGACATCCTCGGGCTGCTGCAGAACTTCGTCCTGGTCTTCGCCGGGGTGGCGGTCTTCGTCGGCTCGTTCATCATCTTCAACACCTTCTCCATGCTGGTCGCGCAGCGCATGCGCGAACTGGCCCTGCTGCGCGCGGTCGGCGCCTCGCGGTCGCAGGTCACGCTGATGGTGATGGGCGAGGCGCTCGGCATCGGCTTCGTCGGCTCTACGCTCGGGCTGGCGCTGGGCGGCGGCCTCGGCCTCGGCCTGCGGTGGCTGTTCAGCACGCTGGACCTGGGGATTCCCGCCAGCCAGCTGACGTTCCCGGTCTCGGCCGTGGTGTGGTCGTACGCGGTCGGGATGCTCGTCACGCTCGTCGGCGCCTATCTGCCGGCGCGGCGGGCGTCCAAGGTGGCGCCGGTCGCGGCGATGCGTACGGAGCTCGCGCCGACCGACCGGTCGCTGAAGTTCCGCGCCGTCGCGGGCACGGCGACGATGGCGGCGGGCGCGGTCGGCATGGCCGTGGGCTTCACGGGCACGGGTACGGCGGCGCTGACCCTGGCGGGCGGCGGCGCGGGCGTGTTCTTCATCGGCATCACGACGCTCAGCCCGATCATCAGCAAGCCGGTGACCCGCGCGCTCGGCTGGCCGTTCGCGCGCCTCTTCGGCGCCACCGGCCGGATCGGCCGGGAGAACGCGCAGCGCAACCCGCGCCGTACGGCCGCCACGGCCTCGGCGCTGATGATCGGCCTGACGCTGATCAGCGGGGTCAGCGTGATCGCGTCGTCGATGATCGCGTCGACGAACAAGCAGATCGACAGCGGTCTCACCTCGGACTACCGCGTGGACGCGCCGAGTTCGCAGTCGCCGCTGAGCGCCGACGTACAGCGGGCGCTGGCCCGTACGCCCGGCGTGGAGGAGGCCGTGGCGTCGCAGGACGCCCGCTTCCGGCTGGACGGCAAGGTGAGCAAGGCCGCCGCGGGCGACCCGGCGCAGCTGGTGAAGCTGTACAAGCTGAAGCTGGAGTCGGGCGACACCGCGCTCGGCCGCGACGAGCTGCTGATCAGCCATCAGACGGCGGTGGACCAGGGCTGGCAGACCGGTGACCGGCTCGAGGGCGAGTACCAGGACGGCTCACCGGCCACGTTCCGTATCGGCGGGATCTACACCGACGTCAAGACGGTGCTGGAGACCGTGCCGACGCTGATCCTCGGCATGAACAGCTACCGGGAGCACTACTCTGCGGACCAGATCGGCACCGTCGACATCATCAAGAGCCCCGGAGCCGACGCGGCGGCCACCGAGAAGGCGCTGGAGACCACGCTGCAGCCGTGGCCCAACGTGGACCTGAAGAACCGCGACGCCATCAAGAAGCAGTACACCAGCAGCATCGACCTGCTGCTGCGGATGGTCCTGGTGCTGCTCGCGCTGTCGATCACGATCGCCGCGCTGGGCATCCTCAACACGCTCGCCCTGTCGGTAGTCGAACGGACCCGGGAGATCGGGCTGTTGCGGGCGATCGGCATGCAGCGGCGCCAGGTCCGCCAGATGATCCGCTACGAGTCCGTGGTGATCTCCACCTTCGGCGCGGTGCTCGGCCTCGCGGTCGGCGTCGTCCTCGCGTGGAGCATCCAGAACGCGGCGGCCGCGGAAGGGATGAAGGTCCTGTCCATCCCCGTGGCCCAGCTGGGGCTGTACGTCCTGACCGCGGCGCTGATCGGCGTCGTCGCCGCGCTCTGGCCGGCCCGCCGGGCGTCGAACATGGACGTCCTGGACGCCATCGCCACCAACGAGTAG
- a CDS encoding ketoacyl-ACP synthase III family protein, whose translation MRTPDVFVKGLGVFLPETVSVEQAVAEGRYPAEDVELHELAGAAVAGDTPAPEMALWAAQQAFKRCGHRPDEIDLLLYADSWYQGPDGWQPQYYLQRHLVGGDALAVEIRHGCNGMFSALELAASYLRAPSMRAALAVATDNFGTPMIDRWRFGPGYIAGDAASAVLLTTEPGFAQLLSVCTASVPEAEEVHRSGEPLFPPGPTAGRRLDFSGRTADFNRRSMAEGVGSRVWMTVHQKMVEAVNRCLDESGIGTADVTRAAFMNYSREIVEQRGMLALGLPMSKSTWEFGRTVGHLGASDQIVSLDHLLAAGELGPGDHMLLVGVGPGITISCAVVKILEPPPWTA comes from the coding sequence GTGCGCACACCCGACGTATTCGTCAAAGGGCTCGGGGTGTTTCTGCCGGAAACGGTGAGCGTCGAGCAGGCCGTCGCGGAGGGGCGCTACCCCGCCGAGGACGTGGAACTGCACGAGCTGGCCGGAGCGGCCGTCGCCGGTGACACCCCGGCGCCCGAAATGGCCCTGTGGGCCGCGCAGCAGGCGTTCAAACGGTGCGGTCACCGCCCGGACGAGATCGACCTGCTGCTGTACGCCGACTCCTGGTACCAGGGGCCCGACGGCTGGCAGCCGCAGTACTACCTGCAGCGCCATCTGGTCGGCGGCGACGCCCTGGCGGTGGAGATCCGGCACGGCTGCAACGGGATGTTCAGCGCGCTGGAGCTGGCCGCCAGCTATCTGCGCGCGCCCTCGATGCGCGCCGCGCTCGCGGTGGCCACCGACAACTTCGGCACCCCGATGATCGACCGGTGGCGGTTCGGCCCCGGCTACATCGCGGGCGACGCCGCCAGCGCCGTCCTGCTCACCACCGAACCGGGCTTCGCGCAGCTGCTGTCCGTGTGCACCGCCTCCGTCCCGGAGGCCGAGGAGGTGCACCGCAGCGGCGAGCCGTTGTTCCCGCCGGGGCCCACTGCGGGGCGGCGGCTGGACTTCAGCGGCCGTACGGCGGACTTCAACCGCCGTTCCATGGCCGAGGGTGTCGGCTCCAGGGTGTGGATGACGGTCCACCAGAAGATGGTCGAGGCCGTCAACCGGTGCCTGGACGAGTCCGGGATCGGGACCGCCGACGTCACGCGGGCCGCGTTCATGAACTACTCGCGGGAGATCGTCGAGCAGCGCGGCATGCTGGCGCTCGGTCTGCCGATGTCCAAGTCCACCTGGGAGTTCGGCCGCACCGTCGGCCATCTCGGCGCCAGCGACCAGATCGTCTCGCTCGACCACCTGCTCGCCGCGGGCGAGTTGGGCCCGGGCGACCACATGCTGCTGGTCGGCGTAGGGCCCGGCATCACCATCTCGTGCGCCGTGGTGAAGATCCTCGAACCGCCGCCGTGGACCGCCTGA
- a CDS encoding ABC transporter ATP-binding protein, which translates to MSTAPAETPPRSVPETAAAARAEDVSKVYGSGDTKVTALDGVSVEIPRGRFTAIMGPSGSGKSTLMHCMAGLDRISGGEVYIGDAALSTLNDKRLTSLRRDKVGFVFQAFNLIPTLSALENITLPMDIAGRKPDQEWLDRIIETVGLRQRLSHRPGELSGGQQQRVACARALASRPEIIFADEPTGNLDSRSSSEVLSFLRDSVRDLGQTIVMVTHAPDAAGYADQVLFLSDGRVVDRMYNPTADRVLEQMKGFDLSGGTSR; encoded by the coding sequence ATGAGCACAGCACCCGCGGAAACACCACCGCGTTCCGTGCCGGAGACGGCCGCGGCCGCCCGGGCCGAGGACGTTTCCAAGGTCTACGGCAGCGGCGACACGAAGGTCACCGCGCTCGACGGCGTCAGCGTCGAAATCCCGCGGGGCAGGTTCACCGCGATCATGGGGCCCTCCGGTTCCGGCAAGTCCACGCTGATGCACTGCATGGCCGGGCTGGACCGGATCAGCGGCGGCGAGGTCTACATCGGCGACGCCGCGCTGTCCACCCTGAACGACAAGCGCCTCACCAGCCTGCGCCGGGACAAGGTGGGCTTCGTCTTCCAGGCGTTCAACCTGATCCCGACGCTCAGCGCGCTGGAGAACATCACGCTGCCGATGGACATCGCGGGCCGCAAGCCGGACCAGGAGTGGCTGGACCGGATCATCGAGACCGTGGGCCTGCGGCAGCGCCTGTCGCACCGGCCCGGCGAACTGTCGGGCGGCCAGCAGCAGCGGGTGGCCTGCGCGCGGGCCCTCGCCTCCCGGCCGGAGATCATCTTCGCGGACGAGCCGACCGGGAACCTCGACTCGCGCTCCAGCTCCGAGGTCTTGTCGTTCCTCCGCGACTCCGTACGGGACCTGGGCCAGACCATCGTCATGGTGACCCACGCCCCGGACGCCGCCGGGTACGCCGACCAGGTCCTGTTCCTGTCCGACGGCAGGGTCGTCGACCGGATGTACAACCCGACGGCCGACCGCGTCCTGGAGCAGATGAAGGGCTTCGACCTGTCGGGGGGCACGTCCCGATGA
- a CDS encoding ABC transporter permease, with product MNPPITAAGSGSATASGPADVPLDDRATFADAVHSEWTKLRTLRSSTYTLLSAVVLGVAMAFFFTSGTGEGYAGSSASEKEEWDPTLTSLLGATLFAQLAIGALGVLSSSGEYATGMIRTSLTVVPRRGRLMAAKAVVIGGVALVAGELIGFAGFLISQPVLKGMDVPYATLGQPHVLRAVIGTGLYLSMVALLGLALGLLVRSTAGAIILLVVATVIIPYMVGPMLPPLARGAWPVMSGMMIMSTNIELGIPAWAAFGMMAAGVGAVLAAAYVLFRRRDV from the coding sequence ATGAACCCACCGATCACCGCCGCCGGGTCCGGGTCCGCCACCGCCTCCGGGCCCGCCGACGTGCCGCTGGACGACCGGGCGACCTTCGCGGACGCGGTGCACTCGGAGTGGACGAAGCTCCGTACGCTGCGCTCGTCCACGTACACGCTGCTGAGCGCCGTCGTCCTCGGCGTGGCCATGGCGTTCTTCTTCACCAGCGGGACGGGCGAGGGGTACGCCGGCTCGTCCGCGTCGGAGAAGGAGGAGTGGGATCCGACGCTGACCTCGCTGCTGGGCGCCACGCTGTTCGCGCAGCTGGCAATCGGCGCGCTGGGCGTGCTGAGCAGCAGCGGCGAGTACGCGACCGGGATGATCCGTACGAGTCTGACCGTGGTGCCGCGGCGCGGCCGGCTGATGGCCGCCAAGGCCGTGGTGATCGGCGGGGTGGCGCTGGTGGCGGGCGAACTCATCGGCTTCGCCGGGTTCCTGATCAGCCAGCCGGTGCTGAAGGGGATGGACGTGCCATACGCCACCCTCGGGCAGCCGCACGTGCTGCGGGCCGTCATCGGCACCGGGCTGTACCTGTCGATGGTGGCGCTGCTCGGGCTGGCGCTGGGGCTGCTGGTCCGGTCCACCGCGGGCGCGATCATCCTGCTGGTGGTGGCGACCGTCATCATCCCGTACATGGTGGGACCGATGCTGCCGCCGCTGGCGCGGGGCGCCTGGCCGGTCATGTCGGGCATGATGATCATGTCGACGAACATCGAACTGGGCATACCCGCCTGGGCCGCGTTCGGAATGATGGCGGCGGGCGTGGGGGCGGTGCTGGCGGCGGCGTACGTGCTGTTCCGCCGCCGGGACGTCTGA